In Streptomyces canus, one DNA window encodes the following:
- a CDS encoding ABC transporter ATP-binding protein, with protein sequence MTELSKTGAALGEPAPGNAPDAFLAVRDLKVHFPTDDGLVKSVDGLSFQVEKGKTLCIVGESGSGKSVTSLAIMGLHRLGAQGKHVQMSGEIWLDGKELVSADPDEVRRLRGREMAMIFQDPLSAMHPYYTIGNQIVEAYRVHHDVSKKIARKRAIEMLDRVGIPEPAKRVDGYPHEFSGGMRQRAMIAMALVNNPELLIADEPTTALDVTVQAQILDLIRDLQKEFGSAVVLITHDLGVVAEIADDVLVMYGGRCVERGSVDDVFERPQHPYTWGLLGSMPRIDRETSERLIPVKGQPPSLINVPSGCAFHPRCPYADIPKGDVTRTVRPELQQVGGGHYSACHLSPEDRTRIWTEEIAPKL encoded by the coding sequence GTGACCGAACTCTCCAAGACCGGTGCCGCCCTGGGCGAGCCGGCTCCGGGGAACGCCCCCGACGCCTTCCTCGCGGTCCGCGACCTCAAGGTGCACTTCCCGACCGACGACGGCCTGGTCAAGTCCGTCGACGGGCTCAGCTTCCAGGTGGAGAAGGGCAAGACCCTCTGCATCGTGGGCGAGTCCGGTTCCGGCAAGTCCGTCACCTCGCTGGCGATCATGGGCCTGCACCGGCTCGGGGCACAGGGCAAGCACGTGCAGATGTCCGGCGAGATCTGGCTGGACGGCAAGGAGCTGGTCTCCGCCGACCCGGACGAGGTGCGCCGGCTGCGCGGTCGCGAGATGGCGATGATCTTCCAGGACCCGCTGTCCGCGATGCACCCGTACTACACGATCGGCAACCAGATCGTGGAGGCGTACCGCGTCCACCACGACGTCAGCAAGAAGATCGCTCGCAAGCGGGCGATAGAGATGCTCGACCGGGTCGGCATTCCCGAGCCGGCCAAGCGCGTGGACGGTTACCCGCACGAGTTCTCCGGCGGTATGCGCCAGCGCGCGATGATCGCCATGGCGCTTGTCAACAACCCCGAGCTGCTGATCGCGGACGAGCCGACGACCGCCCTCGACGTCACCGTCCAGGCGCAGATCCTCGACCTCATCCGGGACCTGCAGAAGGAGTTCGGCTCCGCGGTCGTCCTCATCACCCACGACCTGGGTGTGGTCGCCGAGATCGCCGACGACGTGCTGGTGATGTACGGCGGCCGGTGCGTGGAGCGGGGCAGCGTCGACGACGTCTTCGAGCGGCCGCAACACCCGTACACCTGGGGTCTGCTCGGCTCGATGCCGCGCATCGACCGGGAGACCTCCGAGCGGCTCATCCCCGTCAAGGGTCAGCCGCCGAGCCTCATCAACGTCCCCTCGGGCTGCGCCTTCCACCCCCGCTGCCCGTACGCGGACATCCCCAAGGGCGATGTCACCCGTACCGTGCGCCCGGAGCTCCAGCAGGTCGGCGGCGGGCACTACTCCGCGTGCCACCTCTCGCCGGAGGACCGCACGCGGATCTGGACCGAAGAGATTGCGCCGAAGCTGTGA
- a CDS encoding ABC transporter permease, whose product MISYILRRTFAAVILLLVVTAVTFAIFFLLPRMAGQTADQLAQQYIGKSPTKADIAAVKQNLGLDEPLYAQYWHFIKGIVSGATYNLGPTTAHCDAPCFGYSFKNHVAVWPQLTSRLPVTVSLAAGAAVMWLVSGVVIGVISALKPRSFFDRSFMGVALAGVSLPMFFTGNLALLLFTYQWPIFGRTYVPFTENPAQWANTLFPAWCSLALLYSAIYARLTRSGMLETMNEDFIRTARAKGLRERNVVARHGLRAALTPIITVFGMDLGLLLGGAVITETVFSLPGIGQYAVQGITDNDLPPILGVTLLAAFFVVIANLLVDLLYAAADPRVRLS is encoded by the coding sequence GTGATCTCGTACATCCTCCGTCGGACGTTCGCGGCAGTGATCCTGCTGCTGGTCGTCACCGCGGTCACCTTCGCGATCTTCTTCCTGCTGCCGCGGATGGCCGGCCAGACCGCCGACCAGCTCGCGCAGCAGTACATCGGAAAGAGTCCGACGAAGGCCGACATCGCCGCAGTCAAGCAGAACCTCGGTCTGGACGAGCCCCTGTATGCCCAGTACTGGCACTTCATCAAGGGGATCGTGTCCGGCGCCACCTACAACCTGGGCCCCACGACGGCGCACTGTGACGCGCCGTGCTTCGGCTACTCCTTCAAGAACCACGTCGCGGTGTGGCCGCAGCTCACCTCGCGCCTTCCGGTGACCGTCTCGCTGGCCGCCGGTGCCGCCGTGATGTGGCTGGTGTCCGGCGTGGTGATCGGTGTGATCTCCGCGCTCAAGCCCCGCAGCTTCTTCGACCGCTCCTTCATGGGCGTCGCGCTCGCCGGTGTCTCGCTGCCCATGTTCTTCACGGGCAACCTGGCCCTGCTGCTCTTCACCTACCAGTGGCCGATCTTCGGACGGACCTATGTGCCGTTCACCGAGAACCCGGCCCAGTGGGCGAACACGCTCTTCCCGGCCTGGTGCTCGCTCGCCCTGCTGTACTCCGCCATCTACGCGCGGCTGACCCGCTCGGGCATGCTGGAGACGATGAACGAGGACTTCATCCGCACGGCCCGCGCCAAGGGCCTGCGGGAGCGCAACGTCGTCGCCCGGCACGGGCTGCGCGCCGCGCTGACCCCGATCATCACCGTCTTCGGCATGGACCTGGGCCTGCTGCTCGGCGGCGCCGTGATCACCGAGACGGTGTTCTCGCTGCCCGGCATCGGCCAGTACGCGGTGCAGGGCATCACCGACAACGACCTGCCCCCGATCCTCGGCGTCACCCTGCTCGCCGCCTTCTTCGTCGTGATCGCAAATCTCCTGGTGGACCTGTTGTACGCCGCCGCCGACCCGCGGGTGAGGCTCTCGTGA
- a CDS encoding ABC transporter substrate-binding protein — translation MRRSALAAVAAIGSASLLLSACSKADDNGGDGNKSAGANAATKGVVNASTQKGGTVTYEYSDVPDSFDPGNTYYAYMYNLSRLYARPLMTFQPGPGEEGNKLVPDLAEKAGEPSDGGKTWTYKIRSGLKYQDGTAITSKDVKYAVERSNFARDVLSLGPNYFQQFMEGGKAYKGPYKDKSAEGLKSIETPDDTTIVFKLNRPFQEFDYLVATPQTAPVPQSKDTGIDYVKSIVSSGSYKFQSYDEGKQAVLVKNENWDPKTDPLRKQYPDKIVVKLKVNAETIDQDVQAGDAIDLGGTGVQAATQAKVVNDASLKANTDNTYGGRLVYMAINNQVAPFDKVECRKAVEYAVDKVSVQTAEGGPIRGDIATTVLPPDITGYAKADVYATTGNKGDVAKAKDQLKACGKTTINTNISARSDRPQEIDAATAIIASLKKVGINASLKQYPSGKYFTDYAGVPTFDKKQNIGLHMMQWGADWNSGYGFLQQILHGDAIGASGNTNLSYLNDKQINEMLEKAIATEDDTARNALYGQIDKRAMDLAALVPLTYFKVLLYRPTGFTNLVSTSAFSGQYDYLNIGTTKK, via the coding sequence ATGCGAAGGTCAGCGCTGGCCGCAGTGGCGGCCATCGGCAGTGCGAGCCTGTTGCTCTCGGCTTGCAGCAAGGCCGATGACAACGGTGGAGACGGGAACAAGTCGGCTGGGGCCAACGCAGCGACCAAGGGTGTCGTCAACGCCTCCACCCAGAAGGGTGGGACGGTCACGTACGAGTACTCCGACGTCCCGGACTCCTTCGACCCCGGCAACACGTACTACGCCTACATGTACAACCTCAGCCGGCTGTACGCCCGCCCGCTGATGACCTTCCAGCCCGGTCCGGGCGAGGAGGGCAACAAGCTGGTCCCGGACCTCGCCGAGAAGGCGGGCGAGCCGAGCGACGGCGGCAAGACCTGGACGTACAAGATCCGCTCCGGCCTGAAGTACCAGGACGGCACCGCGATCACCTCGAAGGACGTCAAGTACGCCGTCGAGCGCTCCAACTTCGCGCGTGACGTGCTCTCCCTCGGCCCGAACTACTTCCAGCAGTTCATGGAGGGCGGCAAGGCGTACAAGGGTCCCTACAAGGACAAGAGCGCCGAGGGCCTGAAGTCCATCGAGACGCCGGACGACACCACGATCGTCTTCAAGCTCAACCGTCCCTTCCAGGAGTTCGACTACCTGGTCGCGACGCCGCAGACGGCTCCGGTGCCGCAGTCCAAGGACACCGGCATCGACTACGTCAAGAGCATCGTGTCCTCGGGCTCGTACAAGTTCCAGAGCTACGACGAGGGCAAGCAGGCCGTCCTCGTCAAGAACGAGAACTGGGACCCGAAGACCGACCCGCTGCGCAAGCAGTACCCGGACAAGATCGTCGTCAAGCTGAAGGTCAACGCCGAGACGATCGACCAGGACGTCCAGGCCGGTGACGCGATCGACCTCGGCGGTACCGGTGTCCAGGCCGCGACCCAGGCGAAGGTCGTCAACGACGCGAGCCTGAAGGCCAACACGGACAACACCTACGGTGGCCGTCTGGTCTACATGGCGATCAACAACCAGGTCGCGCCGTTCGACAAGGTCGAGTGCCGCAAGGCCGTCGAGTACGCCGTCGACAAGGTCTCCGTGCAGACCGCCGAGGGCGGCCCGATCCGCGGTGACATCGCCACGACCGTCCTGCCTCCGGACATCACCGGCTACGCGAAGGCCGACGTCTACGCGACCACCGGCAACAAGGGTGACGTCGCCAAGGCCAAGGACCAGCTGAAGGCCTGCGGCAAGACGACGATCAACACCAACATCTCGGCGCGCAGCGACCGCCCGCAGGAGATCGACGCGGCCACCGCGATCATCGCCTCGCTGAAGAAGGTCGGCATCAACGCCAGCCTGAAGCAGTACCCGTCGGGCAAGTACTTCACCGACTACGCGGGTGTGCCGACGTTCGACAAGAAGCAGAACATCGGCCTGCACATGATGCAGTGGGGTGCCGACTGGAACTCCGGTTACGGCTTCCTCCAGCAGATCCTGCACGGTGACGCGATCGGCGCGTCCGGCAACACCAACCTCTCGTATCTGAACGACAAGCAGATCAACGAGATGCTGGAGAAGGCCATCGCCACCGAGGACGACACCGCGCGCAACGCCCTGTACGGGCAGATCGACAAGCGTGCGATGGACCTGGCGGCGCTCGTCCCGCTGACCTACTTCAAGGTCCTGCTGTACCGCCCGACGGGCTTCACCAACCTGGTGTCCACGTCGGCCTTCAGCGGTCAGTACGACTACCTCAACATCGGCACGACCAAGAAGTAG
- a CDS encoding ABC transporter permease has translation MTAPIETTGAQAEAQPEAVLVGVDKGQIEGRSLGQIAWSRFKKDKVAVAGGVIVILLVLLAVLSRPIQAMFGLDPNALHQDLIDPNTSLPKGDFGGMSWSHPLGVEPKFGRDIATRILEGSWVSLVVAFGATILSNTIGAVLGVVAGYYGGRVDTIISRLMDTFLAFPLLLFAIAISATLQGGAFGLEGLPLHISVLIFVIGFFNWPYLGRIVRGQTLALREREFVDASRGMGARGPYILFRELLPNLVGPIIVYSTLLIPTNILFEASLSFLGVGIQPPQASWGGMLNQAVDFYQVDPQFMIVPGLAIFVTVLAFNLLGDGLRDALDPRSR, from the coding sequence GTGACCGCACCGATCGAGACCACCGGGGCGCAGGCCGAGGCGCAGCCGGAGGCTGTCCTCGTCGGCGTCGACAAGGGGCAGATCGAGGGCCGTTCCCTGGGTCAGATCGCCTGGTCCCGCTTCAAGAAGGACAAGGTGGCGGTCGCCGGCGGCGTGATCGTCATCCTGCTGGTCCTGCTCGCGGTGCTCTCCCGGCCCATCCAGGCCATGTTCGGCCTGGACCCCAACGCCCTGCACCAGGATCTGATCGACCCCAACACCTCGCTGCCCAAGGGCGACTTCGGCGGCATGAGCTGGTCGCACCCGCTCGGTGTGGAGCCGAAGTTCGGCCGCGACATCGCCACCCGCATCCTCGAGGGCTCCTGGGTCTCTCTGGTCGTCGCCTTCGGCGCCACGATCCTGTCCAACACGATCGGCGCCGTGCTCGGCGTGGTCGCCGGCTACTACGGCGGACGGGTCGACACGATCATCAGCCGGCTGATGGACACCTTCCTGGCGTTCCCGCTGCTGCTGTTCGCCATCGCCATCTCGGCCACGCTCCAGGGCGGTGCGTTCGGGCTCGAGGGTCTGCCGCTGCACATCAGCGTGCTGATCTTCGTGATCGGCTTCTTCAACTGGCCCTACCTGGGCCGTATCGTGCGCGGCCAGACACTGGCCCTGCGCGAGCGGGAGTTCGTCGACGCCTCGCGCGGGATGGGGGCCAGGGGGCCCTACATCCTCTTCCGGGAGCTGCTGCCGAACCTCGTCGGCCCGATCATCGTCTACTCGACGCTGCTCATCCCGACCAACATCCTCTTCGAGGCGTCGCTGAGCTTCCTCGGCGTCGGCATCCAGCCTCCCCAGGCCTCCTGGGGCGGCATGCTCAACCAGGCCGTCGACTTCTACCAGGTCGACCCGCAGTTCATGATCGTGCCTGGTCTGGCCATCTTCGTGACCGTCCTGGCGTTCAACCTGCTCGGTGACGGTCTCCGAGACGCTCTCGACCCGCGCAGCCGCTGA
- a CDS encoding enhanced serine sensitivity protein SseB C-terminal domain-containing protein produces MLRQVTPGRYDAYEALLRALATPNSGQIWMLLWHGQAGSPDAQYGNMEVDGYGYAPCVTSAQELSASGWNRSYEVVDGIDVARTLYPDQYGLWLNPHAPGGGLGIPWLDLRRIATGLERQPAGPLRLSEPGIEIPQFYALLVQNAHRTPAVRSLRRAWVQPALGAPYLAIGLDVYDTSPSAVDSVRAMMQQSIGAVPDGLPVSTVAMSDDYDPVALWMRAGARPFYDREAHGSPAQAPAAGYGYPPARGGY; encoded by the coding sequence ATGCTGCGCCAGGTGACCCCCGGGCGCTACGACGCCTACGAGGCACTGCTGCGCGCCCTGGCGACCCCGAACTCCGGCCAGATCTGGATGCTCCTGTGGCACGGCCAGGCCGGCTCCCCGGACGCCCAGTACGGAAACATGGAGGTCGACGGCTACGGCTACGCCCCCTGTGTGACCTCGGCCCAGGAGCTGAGCGCCAGCGGCTGGAACCGTTCGTACGAAGTGGTCGACGGCATCGACGTGGCCCGCACCCTCTACCCCGACCAGTACGGCCTCTGGCTCAACCCGCACGCCCCCGGCGGCGGTCTCGGCATCCCCTGGCTCGATCTGCGCCGCATCGCCACCGGCCTCGAGCGCCAGCCCGCGGGGCCGCTCAGGCTGTCGGAGCCCGGCATCGAGATCCCCCAGTTCTACGCGCTGCTCGTGCAGAACGCCCACCGCACCCCGGCGGTCCGCTCACTGCGCCGCGCCTGGGTGCAGCCGGCGCTCGGGGCGCCGTATCTCGCGATCGGCCTGGACGTGTACGACACCAGCCCCTCGGCCGTGGACTCGGTGCGCGCGATGATGCAGCAGTCCATCGGCGCCGTCCCGGACGGGCTCCCGGTGTCCACCGTGGCGATGTCCGACGACTACGACCCGGTGGCGCTGTGGATGCGCGCCGGTGCCCGTCCGTTCTACGACCGCGAGGCCCATGGATCCCCCGCTCAGGCCCCGGCGGCCGGGTACGGCTACCCGCCGGCCCGTGGTGGTTACTGA
- a CDS encoding enhanced serine sensitivity protein SseB: MDFPADLPADFPAPAHPHPHPHGGWPGNELEEVLSASLGMPSAGGRIIEVLGRSFVWIPLPNGGGPHSGPLDLPTVEIGGQAFVPVFSSEEQFRQVVGSHLSYTIAPAVEFARGLPPHVGIAVNPDGVVGVPLPPAAVADLCRVGRTPLDGPNTGGRVKLYEPDWQDDPVDFLAAASAEFAATGVVLTARRCLAAIETADPVMFVGVELSQWEGDLRTLPMDALGRALGTTPVAWPVNLVLLDVADDPVGHWMREQVRPFYTQG, translated from the coding sequence ATGGACTTCCCGGCGGATCTTCCCGCGGACTTTCCAGCACCGGCACACCCGCACCCTCATCCGCACGGCGGATGGCCCGGCAACGAACTGGAGGAGGTGCTCTCGGCCTCCCTCGGCATGCCCTCGGCGGGCGGCCGGATCATCGAGGTGCTCGGCCGCAGCTTCGTCTGGATCCCCCTGCCGAACGGCGGCGGTCCGCACAGCGGCCCCCTCGACCTGCCCACCGTGGAGATCGGGGGCCAGGCCTTCGTCCCGGTGTTCAGCTCCGAGGAGCAGTTCCGCCAGGTCGTCGGCAGCCATCTGTCGTACACCATCGCCCCGGCGGTCGAGTTCGCCCGCGGCCTGCCCCCGCACGTGGGCATCGCGGTGAACCCCGACGGCGTGGTCGGCGTCCCCCTGCCGCCCGCCGCGGTCGCCGACCTCTGCCGCGTGGGCCGCACCCCGCTGGACGGCCCCAACACCGGCGGCCGGGTCAAGCTCTACGAGCCGGACTGGCAGGACGACCCGGTCGACTTCCTGGCAGCCGCGTCGGCCGAGTTCGCGGCCACGGGCGTGGTCCTCACGGCCCGCCGCTGCCTGGCCGCCATCGAAACGGCCGACCCGGTGATGTTCGTGGGCGTCGAACTGTCCCAGTGGGAGGGCGATCTGCGCACCCTTCCGATGGACGCCCTCGGCAGGGCCCTGGGGACGACTCCGGTTGCATGGCCGGTCAACCTGGTTCTGCTGGACGTGGCGGACGACCCGGTGGGCCACTGGATGCGCGAACAGGTGCGCCCCTTCTACACACAGGGCTGA
- a CDS encoding AAA family ATPase — protein MTVDRTTAYATTSGIALPEQPAAPVVELRGACRAAPVVRDLRDRSGRSPHALLFGPKDLVVITGLPGSGKSTLMKRAVGGIRIDSQDTRDRWDGRLSPLLPYAVYRPLVRLAHYVGLRGALRSGEGVVVHDCGTQAWVRGWLAREARRRGGTLHLLLLDVAADTALEGQRERGRGVSRYAFLRHRGAAARLIRSVERGDLPQGCGSAVLIDRDAADVLRRIGFTG, from the coding sequence ATGACGGTGGACAGGACCACGGCGTACGCGACGACCTCGGGCATCGCGCTGCCGGAGCAGCCCGCGGCCCCGGTCGTCGAGCTCCGCGGCGCATGCCGCGCCGCCCCGGTCGTCCGCGACCTGCGCGACCGCTCCGGCCGCAGCCCGCACGCGCTGCTCTTCGGCCCCAAGGACCTCGTCGTCATCACCGGCCTGCCGGGCAGCGGCAAGTCCACGCTGATGAAGCGGGCGGTGGGCGGGATCCGGATCGACTCCCAGGACACCCGCGACCGCTGGGACGGCCGGCTGTCCCCCTTACTGCCGTACGCCGTCTACCGCCCCCTGGTCCGGCTCGCGCACTACGTAGGACTGCGCGGCGCCCTGCGCTCCGGCGAGGGGGTCGTGGTCCACGACTGCGGGACCCAGGCCTGGGTGCGCGGCTGGCTGGCCCGCGAGGCCCGGCGCCGGGGCGGCACCCTGCATCTGCTGCTGCTCGACGTCGCGGCGGACACCGCGCTGGAGGGCCAGCGCGAGCGCGGCCGGGGCGTCTCGCGGTACGCCTTCCTGCGGCACCGGGGCGCGGCCGCCCGGCTGATCCGCTCCGTGGAGCGCGGTGACCTGCCCCAGGGCTGCGGTTCGGCGGTGCTGATCGACCGGGACGCCGCGGACGTGCTGCGGCGGATCGGCTTCACGGGCTGA
- the gcvT gene encoding glycine cleavage system aminomethyltransferase GcvT encodes MSSTESRRTALDALHRSLGATMTDFAGWDMPLRYGSERDEHNAVRTQAGLFDLSHMGEITVTGPQAAELLNFALVGNIASVGVGRARYTMICRADGGILDDLIVYRLGETEYMVVANASNAQVVLDALTERAAGFDAEVRDDRDAYALIAVQGPQAPGILASLTDSDLDGLKYYAGLPGTVAGVPALIARTGYTGEDGFELFVAPSDAEALWQALTKAGEPAGLVPCGLSCRDTLRLEAGMPLYGHELSRELTPFDAGLGRVVKFEKEGDFVGREALAEAATRAAENPPRVLVGLVAEGRRVPRAGYAVVAGGEVIGEVTSGAPSPTLGRPIAMAYVDPAHATPGTAGVGVDIRGSHEPYEVVALPFYKRQK; translated from the coding sequence ATGAGCAGTACCGAATCCCGTCGTACCGCGCTCGATGCCCTGCACCGCTCGCTGGGCGCGACCATGACCGACTTCGCCGGCTGGGACATGCCCCTGCGCTACGGCTCCGAGCGCGACGAGCACAACGCCGTGCGGACGCAGGCCGGGCTCTTCGACCTCTCCCACATGGGCGAGATCACCGTGACCGGGCCGCAGGCGGCCGAGCTGCTGAACTTCGCCCTCGTCGGCAACATCGCGTCCGTGGGTGTCGGCCGCGCCCGCTACACCATGATCTGCCGGGCCGACGGCGGCATCCTGGACGACCTGATCGTCTACCGGCTCGGGGAGACCGAGTACATGGTGGTCGCCAACGCCTCCAACGCCCAGGTCGTGCTGGACGCGCTGACCGAGCGCGCGGCCGGCTTCGACGCCGAGGTGCGTGACGACCGGGACGCCTACGCGCTGATCGCCGTACAGGGGCCTCAGGCGCCGGGGATCCTCGCCTCCCTGACCGACTCCGACCTCGACGGCCTGAAGTACTACGCCGGTCTGCCGGGCACGGTCGCCGGGGTGCCCGCGCTGATCGCCCGCACCGGATACACCGGCGAGGACGGCTTCGAGCTGTTCGTGGCGCCCTCCGACGCGGAAGCACTGTGGCAGGCCCTGACCAAGGCGGGCGAGCCGGCCGGCCTGGTCCCCTGTGGCCTGTCCTGCCGGGACACACTGCGCCTCGAGGCGGGCATGCCGCTGTACGGGCACGAGCTCTCGCGGGAGCTGACGCCCTTCGACGCCGGGCTCGGCCGGGTCGTGAAGTTCGAGAAGGAGGGGGACTTCGTCGGGCGGGAGGCACTGGCCGAGGCGGCCACCCGTGCCGCGGAGAACCCGCCGCGCGTCCTCGTCGGACTCGTCGCCGAGGGCCGTCGGGTCCCGCGTGCCGGGTACGCGGTCGTCGCGGGCGGCGAGGTGATCGGCGAGGTCACCTCCGGGGCTCCTTCCCCCACCCTGGGCAGGCCGATCGCGATGGCGTACGTCGACCCCGCCCACGCCACGCCGGGCACGGCGGGTGTCGGTGTGGACATCCGGGGCAGTCACGAGCCGTACGAGGTCGTGGCGCTGCCGTTCTACAAGCGTCAGAAGTAG
- the gcvH gene encoding glycine cleavage system protein GcvH: protein MSNPQQLRYSKEHEWLSGAEDGVSTVGITEHAANALGDVVFVQLPEVGDTVTAGETCGELESTKSVSDLYSPVSGEVTEVNEDVVSDPALVNSAPFEGGWLFKVRVAEEPADLLSADEYTAFSAG, encoded by the coding sequence ATGAGCAACCCGCAGCAGCTGCGCTACAGCAAGGAGCACGAGTGGCTGTCGGGCGCCGAGGACGGCGTCTCGACGGTCGGCATCACCGAGCACGCGGCCAACGCGCTCGGCGACGTCGTCTTCGTCCAGCTCCCGGAGGTCGGTGACACGGTGACCGCGGGCGAGACCTGCGGCGAGCTGGAGTCGACCAAGTCGGTCAGCGACCTGTACTCCCCCGTCTCCGGTGAGGTCACCGAGGTCAACGAGGACGTCGTGAGCGACCCGGCGCTGGTGAACTCCGCCCCCTTCGAGGGCGGCTGGCTGTTCAAGGTGCGCGTCGCGGAGGAGCCGGCCGACCTGCTCTCCGCCGACGAGTACACCGCCTTTTCCGCCGGCTGA